The sequence ATACACATGTAAGCATGTCATCCTGTGTTTGGtggaaaattcaattttaacaacGAATTGGGACAACTAAAAGTATTATTTGGATAAATCCATGATTGGCTGATGACATTATActgagtttatttttttatgttggtTGGGTGTATGAACAGTGTCTCGCTTTAGAAGtcgacaagaaaaagaagatgtgTATAAAGTGAAGTGATACCCGTTATTGTCTCTGTGTGATTCATTGTTGTTCATCGATCTACCCGTCATTGTCTCTGCTGACCTTATGTTGTGTCACTGAAGTCCTATTCCTCCATGGGGTCGGTATTTCATCCTATCGGATATTGTAATTTTGTTCACTTCTTAacttcttgattttcttcttccaGAAACCAAGGAGATGACCAGATTTTGGCATGATGCTTCTGCGGTGGTGCAATCCAGATCCTTTGGTTGTGGTTGAGCATGTTGTTTCCGATCTTCTATTGATGTATGTTGCTAGTGAAATaactccttccctttttctgTTTTGGTGACTCCGTGAGTCTGTCCTAATGTGcttaaaaatcaaatatgtgGACTGATAAATCATGATATAAGCAATGCTTCCTCTTCACCACGCATGATATATGTCTTGATGCGTAGATTAGGAACTTGTTGTTTGTCTAAATTCAGAATCCTCCTAGCTTGACTTGGTAGATCTGAAAAACTATGAATCTCAAACCTGCCAGTAATGTCAAAAGCCATGTTGGCTAAATAATCTGCAAGTATATTTCCTTCTCTATAAGTATGTTTAACCTGAATTTGACAAAGTTTCGATGCATTCGTTATGGGGGAGGTTTAGTGTAACATCAGCATTGTGAAGCTATGTTGATTCCCAATGTGTCTGTAAAATCATTAACTTCAGTCCCAAAGGATCTCTCTGTTCTGCAGAGATGGATTTAGTTCAAACTGCCTCTCTTGGATCTGCAGTTCTGGTAACAGAATCTTTTGCACGGATTGCCCCTATTTTGGGGTGGTCTTTAATTATTTCCCTCAATCGGTGGTCTTTAATTTTTACCCCTGCTTATCATTTAATGGAAGTTTGTGGGTCAAAGTACCCTTAACTATGACCTAGTTTCGTAAGAGAACTTTTGCCTTTGTCTGGCATAAGTTGTGTAGTATCTAATTTGCAAGGCAAAAGTTTAGATAACATAAGTTTTGTAGGATTAAACTATGTCTCTGTAAGACATAACTTGTGCCTTGCgtattttgtttcaaaaagagcTAGAGTTTGTTCAGATAACTAGTACTTAAACATTTTGCATCAATTTGATTTGAGCTCTGCTATTGAGAATTAGTATTATCCTTGAAGAGGACTAGAAACTGGGAACTATTTAAAGTACGAGGCCTTGCCTGTATTTTTAACTATTTGCTGTAACACAGGTATTTGATGTCATGGAGCAGATTTGCATATCGAATGGTATGATTTCTTCCCTAGCATTAATGATGAATTCTGGGTTGCAACAAAATGAGATTTCCTTTGTGGCAGTTCTATCAGCTTATGTGTGTGCCAAGCTTATCGATTTCGGGTTCTAATTGTTTGAAGCAATGTCACATGAATGCGGACTTGTACTAAGATGATGGCTAGCTGTGTCGATGAGCCTGCATCGTGATGAAGTCATGAGTCACCTCTGCTATTTTGGTCGTCGTTAGTATCCAAGGTTTTTTCTCCAACTCTTCAACTGCTACACCAATTCTATTGTTGTCGTAGTTATTCAAGTTATTCTATTTCAAAGTACGCGAGAATTTGGAattgttttagtatttttaatgttCTTTCTATTGCCTTTGCATTCTATGAAATTCTATGGTTTTTCCTTGCAATTGAATTTGTTGAGTCACAACAGAAGAAAATGTAACAAACACAAACACTAACTATGGAAGTAAAAACTTTTGTTCACATCCCAACAATGCAGTAGACTTGAATCCTgcagttttaaaaaaatgaagtattaAAGTTGAAAGCTTTAAGGATGGAATTTTATGGATATATAAAATGTAATCTTCTGAAGGATAGAGATTAAGTTGAATACCTAGAGGTTACACACTAATGTCTTTTCTTGTGCCTTTTCATCCTCGTAAGAATTTTGTGTTCCAATTTTGCATCCATCCTCGAAAACCATGCTGGATATTGAGTTGACAGCATTATGTATATAATGGACAGTCCAATAACAAGTCCACAACCGTAACCCATGAGAACCGTCTGCCAACTGATCATTGGtgaatcttcttcttcttattcttcatCTAGCTCAAATGGAGTTGTTGCTTCTGGTACCCCTTCATCGCCGCCACAATCTTTTGAGAGTGGCAATCCACGTAGTCCATCGTTCCCTTGGTATGAACTATTCTCGAACGTATCAAATTGTTTTCCTTTGGGGATGCATCCAACAAGACGATTGTGAGATAAATTTAAGACTTCAAGTGATGTGAGGGATGCAAGATGTTGTGGAATTTCTCCGCTGATTTTGTTGGATGAGAGATCCAATGATTCAAGTACAGATAACTGGTGCAGTGATGCTGGTATGTGACCTTCCAAGCGATTATGAGATAAGTTCAAAGTTCGAAGCCCAATAAGATCTCCAATAATGCTTGGGATATGACCTTCAAATCTGTTGCTAGAGagatttatgattatgtttgtaGTCAAAACTCGAGGAAATTCAAGCTCCAGTCCTTTTGTTATTACTATAAAGGAATTTGAgtaaaaatcagaaaaataatcAGCTACATACTCGCGAGTTCCATTTTTCTCACCAATTATTTTCATGGCTTCAAAATTCTGAAAAAGGCTCACTGGTAAATCTCCACTAAATCCATTGGATGAGAGATCTATAACTCGAATTTGAGCAGATAAGTTGTAAGTCCTAGAATCTTTTATAGGGCCATAGAACTTATTTGATCTTAAGTTTAATATCTGCAACTCAGGTAGGGCTCCTAACCATTTCGGAAATGTGTCATTCAATTCATTGTTACCTAAATCAAAAACTTTCAAATGTTTGCAATTGATAAAAGACTGCATGACTTTCCCCTCTAGCTTATTCCCGTCAAATTTAATGACTCGAAGATAGTTATCACCAAGGTTCAATTCCTCTATATTGGTGAGATTCCATAGAGGTTTAGGAATGGAACCTGAGAGATTACAAGAAGCTATTCTCAAATTACGCGGTGAAGTTAGATGACCAAATGATTCAGGTATCCTACCAAAAGCATTCACATCACTGAGAGCTAACTTCATAAGTGATGCACTGCTATTCCATTTGCTTGTGGGAAACCTAACAGCGAGCTGGGGATTGAATGATAAATCAAGAGTTTCCAAGTTGGAAAGGTGGAAAACTCTTTCGGGAAGTACCCCGTATAACTGTGTGTTCTGAAGGAACAAAGTAGTTAAATGAGAAGAGAAATTAAGAGGAATGGTGGAAGAAATGTTCACATCGTAAAATTTAACCTCTCTTAATTGGGTCAAGTTCTTAAGGAGCAGTTCAAAACCGTTAGGTTTGAAACTTAATAGGCTACTCTGGATACTAAGAACTTGTAATTTTGAAAGACGAGAGATTTCTGTTGGAATTAGACCTGAAAATCTTGAATTCGACAAATCAAGATGAGTCAAACTAGAAAGCTCACCAAATCTAGGTGAAATGTACGATTCAGAGAAATTTTTAAAAGACAAATTAAGTCTTTTGAGATTGGTGAGTTGAAAGAGGCTATTGTTGGAGTGGAACTTTCCTTTTAGTCCTCTTCCAGCGAGGTTAAGCTCAGTCACTTGTCCCGTTATCTCGTTACAATGAACTCCATCCCATGAGCAGCAATCTATGCTCTTGTTCCATGATAGTGATTTCGAAAAAACATCTGTAATAAACATTTGCTTGAACAGTGGCTCACATATATCTCTACTATAACAAAAGTGGCTCACACATATATATTTCTACCGTTATAAAAGTGGCCCGCACATACCTTTTCATCaaatggaaatgaaaaaaaaataattttattttaaatttttggagCAAAGAAACAAATAAACCATCAACGTTGCGATTTAGAGCAGATATGCTCTCGTCAAAAAGTAATGCATATATACCTCCGTCGGCTAACACATGGTGCATGTATACCCTTGTTGtctaataaatgaaataaatttaccCTTTTCATTAACAAActgatttttcttaaatgataatcttaaaaattatttttttaagtcaaatttattGTTGTGGATCATAAATGCATATTCAAAGGTGAAATATTTCGTCAAAGACATactaatgaattaattaatgttaTCATAACATCCATAGGAGGATGTGGAAAATGAATGAACCACAAATTACGCAAAGAAAAATCTATAACTATTAAATCTACAgtctaatataaaaaaaaaattatattagaagAATACCataattatgataataattaaaacaaattatgtgtgcatataaatagataataaaaatttctttaaaatggatatcgtattatttcttaaaaatttagcttgaaataaaattttcatttttcaacaaaatttaaataaaaaattatttagattagttgagtgacttttgagttataAAACTAAGTTCAATGAGTTTCTAAGTATTTCTTAACGTCAAAAGTTATAAGCTTATCCAAACAGACTCTATATCTCTTCGgttagaaaataatatatagaacTTACCGGACACTTACTTTTGAGTAATTGAAATAATACAAGTTTGATTAGTTCTTAcataaaagtttgaattttctGTAATAAATTTTGGTTGGTGAATGGTGGTTGGAGTCTTAGTGGTTCCAGTTATGTTTTGGATTTGTTATAATGGTTTAAATGCGGTGAAAGCATGCTTGTAATGAgtaataaaatacaattatatcgtaatttttataatactaATTTCAGAACACGTGCATTTCACGTGTGTAatgtgtgattttttttatgaattttttagaCTGATTAAAATTACATGTAATGagtaataaaatacaataaattataacttaatctttaaaatattaatttcaataGTTCGTTTCAAGCAGCACTACCCAATTGCAAACCTCAatccatattattattattattattattatcattattattattattattacaataatTACGTCAGACAATTACATTACATTTTAACCCACCAAAATTTATATTCTAAATCCAATACATTGAAAATTTAACAATAGTTAACTACTTGAAgaatagaagaaaataatcTCACTAGAAGTCGTCCTTCAAATTTCCTTCTACAGATTATTCATTATCCTAATTATTTAAAGACTAATTATTAAAGTGATAAAAGTGACTTactattttgttttaatgtTATCTTTTTAATCACCAACTAAATTCATTATTAAAACTAACTCCAGTTACGGCTGGGCATAAACACCAAAAACTCGAAACACCGTACCGAACcgaatttttttggtatttcggtTTCATTTTTTCGATTTTCGATTCGGTATTCggtatatgtttttgtatttttcggtATTTCGATTCGGTTTTCAGTATGTGATTTTATGTAATTCGGTATTTTGGTTTAccgaaatatattatattataatatatatttatattatattaattattaatattaaataataaatattataatttaaaataaaaaattaaaaagtaaaagactatttgatataactatttttagcccattaagctgaaaatcaaacaaaagaatttgtaaatttttaaaagcccaactaagtaggcccattaaaaaaaccgaaataacaaaaccgaaccgaaataataaaaaccgaaccgaaataagtcggttcggtattcggtacacaatttacaaaaaccgaaaactgaaaaaaccaaaaaaaaacccgaaaccgaaccgaaataccgaatgtCCACCCCTAACCCCagtaatttcataattataattatgaatagtctaAAAACACAAATTTAGAATATATCGAAAAGTATTTTACCGAGTAAAAATCTGAAGTACAGAAAACGATCAAATGGATCGTTACATTGAATCaagaaagaatatttttttttctttgaataaaaTTGAGTTGGATAAAAACTGAGTAACAAAAAATGGCACGTAAATTCAGAATCAAGAAAATAgattaaattagaaaatgagATTTGAATAAGATCAAACTCACTATCACATAATTTGAGTCCTACATAGTACGAGACTTAATAAGTgaatctaaattaaataaaattagaaagtaAATAGATATCTTTTCGTTGTGTTTATATTCCTCTTGGACGCTGAGTTAttcacttaatattttttcccttACTAGCTCgaattctaataaaaaattgaatgaaatgATGATGAGAATGAGGATATCTCGCGTTTTATAGTCTACTCTTGAACACTGAGTTATTACCTTGAAACCCTCATTGATTCAATTTCGACAATTCAATATTTGTTTATCAATAAATAAGACGGAAAAGGAATTCataatttcaattatataaactaTTAGAGTTTTGAATTATATGTTTTCTAAACATGTGTGTTGCACATGTATCCCTTGTTACTTTTTATAGATTTGTTGTAAgagaaaagggtctgatatacccctcaactttgtcatttggagctgatatacccctcgttataaaagtggctcatatatgccctgaTCGTTATATAAacggctcatatatacccctgccgttacaaaatgactcatatatacccttcatttaacggaagttaaaaaatttgttttaaatttatatttattacttataatttttttaaaaaacttatttaggggtatatatgattcttctatcaaagttcaaggtatattttaatttttttcatacataaattattttttgactttttttattataattatttgagtttcttattcttattttgtttttttctttcattccttagtttaaaggacaaaaataaactactttttctgtgtgtattgtaatttaatttcgtattcgaagaaaaaatttagtCATCgataataagttttacaagaatattagtgaaacatacataaatttgattatcaaaataataattataaattagccattgaaacaaaaaaaggtcaaaaaaaatatgtttgacgaggattaaatttactcatatgggattatattttttagaaaaaaataataaaaatttagattaaaattattttttttcatttctgttAGAGAAAAGGGTacatgtgagccatttgtttacaagtaggggtatatataagccactttcataacaagggatatatcagctctaaatgacaaagttgaggggtatatcagacccttttcccaacaaaaaatatttgattaaaagTTTTAGTTTGCGTCCAATCAGGCCAATTTGgtttatattaataatacaaaccgaattaaattaaatttgtctTGCATATAGTCTATTTATGAGGGTAAGAACTCTCGATTATAAGTTACTCATTCTTAAGGTTCAAACAAAAGACTTTTATATAAGAGTGGATGACTCATCCTTCATCTTAATGTGCGCGCGCACATGCACGCACAAACAATCTAGATAATTTTAGACAAAGTTTGTATAGATTGAAATTNTTGTTGTAATGGTTTAAATGCGATGAAAGCAAGCTTGAAATGAgtaataaaatacaattatatcttaatttttaaaatactaatttCAGAGCACGTGCATTACACGTGTGTGATGTGTGATTTTTTTATAGATCTTTTAGACCGATTAAAAttgcatataatgaataataaaatacaataattataacttaatctttaaaatattaatttctggGATGGGCATTCAATAGTTcgtttcaattttaaattttttttatttcaatttttttggaagAGAAGAGGTAACATGATAATTGAAATGAAAGCCTAAACGCTAAGTGCATGCTATAGGgagaaaggaaataaaagtattaataattaaataatatcttataTAGTATGTATAGTAGTGCCTAAATTTCGATTAAATCGAAATACGAAAAATATGATactaaaaatcaaaaagaaaaatcgaAGTTATAGAAAATatgaatctaaaaataaaaaacattggCTCCGtgcaatattttattttttcagtatTTATACTCAGCCCTGGTTCACATTCTATAAAAATATGTGTGTAATAtgtaataaaattgaataattttaaattaatttttaaaaatattaatttctggACACGTGCATTACACGTGTGTGATTTTCTTATCAATTtgttaaactaattaaaattgaatataataaGTAATAAAATCCAATAATTACAActcttttttagaaaatataagaaaaattacaTCAAATGATGGGCGTATTTTAAAGTTTAAGTTTAATTCCTTATAAGTAGTTAACCATAAATTTGGAACATCGATtagtaaataacaaaatttcaataaagTTATGAAAAGGAAGAGGGGTTAACTACAAagttgattttcaaaataaaataattataaaaaataccACTTTTAGTATTTAGGTTTCATTTGTTTGTACTTAACGGAAGTctgaatcttaattattcagattcagcTCATTAAGTACGTTTGATTTTTAGGTCTGAATCTGAATCGTACAGATTCAGTCCATTAagttaatttgttttaatttttaaaaaaaactcttaatgaatctGAAGAGGGTCTGAACGAATCAGATCTGTAAGAGACGACTCTTAACCACATTCAGACTCATTTgataagttatcaaataataaatcataacttCTCTGCTTTGGGCCTGCgtttttatctcataactaaaaaaattctttctctcttatctcaatcaaacaccatttttttcCCAACTAATATGTTTTCCTAAattctttcaaatatttttttcatattaataattttcttgtattggtGAGTGTTAAGAACACtggttgcaataatatttttgatgtgTTGTTGTTTATTAgagtttttgaatgaaaaaatagtactccaaatcatgattattaaaacttttagaacttttttttttaatcaaaagtgatatattttgttagaaatgaaaaattttataatattttattaatataatgttcaatttcacTTCCACATTCAATATTgaaaacaacattaattatttagtattcAGATTTAGAGACCACAGCTTAATATTCATTTGTGTAATTAGATCAAAAACGCAGATTTTAAtacaaatcttaatattcagatgtgtattcaaaTTCAGACCTCTTAATCTAAATGGAAACTAATATAGCCTTAGTGTTGTAATAATAGTATGATataattactattaaatattaaattaattaaatatttataacttctttatttaatatatgtagattaatataataatttcaatttatgattttgaagctTTCCATTCTTGAAAtatataatgatatgatatgatgataaatGATAATAACGATATATGATAGATGAGATGATTTATTTTGCTAAGTTATTGAAcatataaaataacttttaaaaatttatttaattttctctaaaattatttatttaagaaaatattttctttcataccaaacacattcatatataaaaataaaataaaattgtgctAATAACACATGCAAAAGGTCAATCTATCattgataataaaataatgttgtACGAAGAAAAATTGTCTTATCATATATATAGACTTAATCGCCAAAAGAATCTACTAAAAAAAGAGAATTAGAAAAACATTATTTGTGTAATGTTCTTTatccaaattaaaaataaaaacaaataattggGGGTTTATAATttgg comes from Solanum pennellii chromosome 1, SPENNV200 and encodes:
- the LOC107016546 gene encoding receptor-like protein Cf-9 homolog, translating into MKRDICEPLFKQMFITDVFSKSLSWNKSIDCCSWDGVHCNEITGQVTELNLAGRGLKGKFHSNNSLFQLTNLKRLNLSFKNFSESYISPRFGELSSLTHLDLSNSRFSGLIPTEISRLSKLQVLSIQSSLLSFKPNGFELLLKNLTQLREVKFYDVNISSTIPLNFSSHLTTLFLQNTQLYGVLPERVFHLSNLETLDLSFNPQLAVRFPTSKWNSSASLMKLALSDVNAFGRIPESFGHLTSPRNLRIASCNLSGSIPKPLWNLTNIEELNLGDNYLRVIKFDGNKLEGKVMQSFINCKHLKVFDLGNNELNDTFPKWLGALPELQILNLRSNKFYGPIKDSRTYNLSAQIRVIDLSSNGFSGDLPVSLFQNFEAMKIIGEKNGTREYVADYFSDFYSNSFIVITKGLELEFPRVLTTNIIINLSSNRFEGHIPSIIGDLIGLRTLNLSHNRLEGHIPASLHQLSVLESLDLSSNKISGEIPQHLASLTSLEVLNLSHNRLVGCIPKGKQFDTFENSSYQGNDGLRGLPLSKDCGGDEGVPEATTPFELDEE